A single window of Onychomys torridus chromosome 8, mOncTor1.1, whole genome shotgun sequence DNA harbors:
- the Fbxo47 gene encoding F-box only protein 47 isoform X2, protein MASRVNTSFTLIPNQKCKQRTNHQPSYFCNTPNLDLQLLSTLGNFKVLPLEIFHIILRYLSVKDIGMLSMVSKTVSQHIINYISTSSGSRRLLIQNFHNLDLSGTKEETHLLDHYRALGLLFKRCTLLLPTKDRLKYIHKILSEVSCFKFSGCSAPLQCVGLPCYGMFLQTLTAGWDELECHRVYNYLCELTNLSRKMQTVVCNKPGSSRKLELRIRLFCRNVLLDHWTQRSDSAFWLTRILKPWPMVNQARLLYIIFGPTAPQDVVPREWLLENNARLLILSGNNICFTFMASKAVNGRAIELARLIVFLALVCEKELYCMDWTVRMMQKVCKVFSTAAERKSFLQSVANAFACVTMEMLQPIMSGERDDDDRGFLNLFHLLHAQANFHKEVLYLTMNASSS, encoded by the exons ATGGCGTCCAGAGTAAATACCAGTTTCACTCTGATACCCAACCAGAAATGTAAACAACGTACTAACCATCAACCCAGCTATTTTTGCAACACCCCAAATTTAGATCTTCAACTCTTATCTACGCTTGGAAATTTTAAGGTCTTACCATTGGAAATATTCCACATAATTTTAAGATATTTGTCAG tGAAGGATATTGGCATGTTAAGCATGGTATCCAAAACAGTCAGCCAGCACATAATTAATTATATCTCAACCTCATCTGGAAGTAGAAGACTTTTAATACAGAACTTTCATAACCTTGATCTGTCTGGCACAAAAGAAGAAACTCATCTACTAGATCACTACAGAGCTCTAG gtctactttttaaaagatgcacCTTGCTGCTTCCCACCAAGGACAGACTAAAGTACATTCACAAGATCCTCTCAGAA GTTTCCTGTTTTAAATTCAGCGGTTGTTCGGCTCCTTTGCAATGTGTAGGATTACCATGTTATGGGATGTTTTTACAG ACCTTAACAGCAGGTTGGGATGAACTTGAGTGCCATCGTGTTTATAACTACTTATGTGAGTTGACTAATCTCTCCCGTAAGATGCAGACTGTTGTCTGTAACAAACCAG GAAGTTCCCGAAAACTAGAGTTAAGGATTAGACTGTTCTGTAGGAATGTCCTACTTGATCATTGGACACAACGAAGTGATTCTGCATTTTGGTTGACTCGAATATTAAAACCATGGCCAATGGTGAATCAAGCAAGATTGCTATATATTATCTTTGGACCGACAGCTCCTCAAGATG TGGTTCCCCGGGAGTGGCTTCTGGAGAACAATGCACGCCTCCTGATCCTGAGCGGGAACAACATCTGCTTCACTTTCATGGCTAGTAAAGCAGTGAACGGACGGGCCATTGAGCTCGCAAGGCTCATAGTCTTTTTGGCTTTG GTGTGTGAGAAAGAGCTATATTGCATGGACTGGACAGTTAGAATGATGCAGAAAGTCTGCAAAGTCTTCAGCActgcagcagagagaaagagcttCCTGCAGAGTGTGGCAAATGCTTTTGCCTGTGTCACCATGGAAATGCTGCAGCCTATTATGTCTG GAGAGCGTGATGATGATGACAGAGGCTTCCTGAATTTGTTCCATCTTCTGCATGCTCAGGCGAACTTCCATAAGGAGGTGCTGTATTTGACCATGAATGCCTCTTCTTCCTAA
- the Fbxo47 gene encoding F-box only protein 47 isoform X1 yields MASRVNTSFTLIPNQKCKQRTNHQPSYFCNTPNLDLQLLSTLGNFKVLPLEIFHIILRYLSVKDIGMLSMVSKTVSQHIINYISTSSGSRRLLIQNFHNLDLSGTKEETHLLDHYRALGLLFKRCTLLLPTKDRLKYIHKILSEVSCFKFSGCSAPLQCVGLPCYGMFLQTLTAGWDELECHRVYNYLCELTNLSRKMQTVVCNKPGSSRKLELRIRLFCRNVLLDHWTQRSDSAFWLTRILKPWPMVNQARLLYIIFGPTAPQDGQVIWQEMVEGPTDESSLKGLANAIKLLYDTSTKEWTADDVISLVDELSVVPREWLLENNARLLILSGNNICFTFMASKAVNGRAIELARLIVFLALVCEKELYCMDWTVRMMQKVCKVFSTAAERKSFLQSVANAFACVTMEMLQPIMSGERDDDDRGFLNLFHLLHAQANFHKEVLYLTMNASSS; encoded by the exons ATGGCGTCCAGAGTAAATACCAGTTTCACTCTGATACCCAACCAGAAATGTAAACAACGTACTAACCATCAACCCAGCTATTTTTGCAACACCCCAAATTTAGATCTTCAACTCTTATCTACGCTTGGAAATTTTAAGGTCTTACCATTGGAAATATTCCACATAATTTTAAGATATTTGTCAG tGAAGGATATTGGCATGTTAAGCATGGTATCCAAAACAGTCAGCCAGCACATAATTAATTATATCTCAACCTCATCTGGAAGTAGAAGACTTTTAATACAGAACTTTCATAACCTTGATCTGTCTGGCACAAAAGAAGAAACTCATCTACTAGATCACTACAGAGCTCTAG gtctactttttaaaagatgcacCTTGCTGCTTCCCACCAAGGACAGACTAAAGTACATTCACAAGATCCTCTCAGAA GTTTCCTGTTTTAAATTCAGCGGTTGTTCGGCTCCTTTGCAATGTGTAGGATTACCATGTTATGGGATGTTTTTACAG ACCTTAACAGCAGGTTGGGATGAACTTGAGTGCCATCGTGTTTATAACTACTTATGTGAGTTGACTAATCTCTCCCGTAAGATGCAGACTGTTGTCTGTAACAAACCAG GAAGTTCCCGAAAACTAGAGTTAAGGATTAGACTGTTCTGTAGGAATGTCCTACTTGATCATTGGACACAACGAAGTGATTCTGCATTTTGGTTGACTCGAATATTAAAACCATGGCCAATGGTGAATCAAGCAAGATTGCTATATATTATCTTTGGACCGACAGCTCCTCAAGATG GGCAGGTGATTTGGCAGGAAATGGTAGAAGGACCCACAGATGAATCCAGTTTGAAAGGCTTGGCTAATGCCATTAAGTTACTCTATGACACAAGTACCAAAGAGTGGACGGCAGATGATGTTATCAGTCTTGTAGATGAACTATCAG TGGTTCCCCGGGAGTGGCTTCTGGAGAACAATGCACGCCTCCTGATCCTGAGCGGGAACAACATCTGCTTCACTTTCATGGCTAGTAAAGCAGTGAACGGACGGGCCATTGAGCTCGCAAGGCTCATAGTCTTTTTGGCTTTG GTGTGTGAGAAAGAGCTATATTGCATGGACTGGACAGTTAGAATGATGCAGAAAGTCTGCAAAGTCTTCAGCActgcagcagagagaaagagcttCCTGCAGAGTGTGGCAAATGCTTTTGCCTGTGTCACCATGGAAATGCTGCAGCCTATTATGTCTG GAGAGCGTGATGATGATGACAGAGGCTTCCTGAATTTGTTCCATCTTCTGCATGCTCAGGCGAACTTCCATAAGGAGGTGCTGTATTTGACCATGAATGCCTCTTCTTCCTAA